Proteins from a genomic interval of Psychrobacter fulvigenes:
- a CDS encoding capsule biosynthesis protein — MSTKQKNKIINFSLFIGLVILPWVLVIFYVMTLAHPRFISTAEVVVKQVSESGVPAGGGLSALLGVNSTSKEDATYLTEYILSNDMVKRLDNKFKFREAYHVDGSDPINEIDPEASQEELLEYFKKRVHINLDEQSYILSVSTEAFDSAYAFELNKAILGESEQFVNRISQEVARDQLVFAETQLDESQDRLNEAKEQLLTYQNTNEIYDPQANAQIVNQLIGSLQAQLSSLRTEERQLLSYLNPDAPQVVSLRSQIKAVEEQIRQEQTKLTSPNTTKLNRQAVQFETIKADVDFATELYKLSLSSLEKARLEAFKKMKNLIVISTPYEAEEALYPRRAYIIWTSLALLLMLYGFVRLVMAVIRDHRS; from the coding sequence ATGTCCACAAAGCAAAAAAATAAGATCATTAACTTCTCGCTGTTTATCGGCTTGGTGATCCTCCCTTGGGTGCTGGTGATCTTTTATGTGATGACACTTGCACATCCACGCTTTATATCAACCGCTGAAGTGGTGGTGAAACAAGTTAGTGAGTCGGGCGTGCCAGCTGGTGGTGGTCTATCGGCTCTATTGGGTGTAAATAGTACCAGTAAAGAAGATGCGACCTATCTGACAGAATATATCTTGTCTAATGATATGGTCAAACGTCTTGATAATAAATTCAAGTTTCGTGAGGCTTATCATGTTGATGGCTCAGACCCTATTAACGAGATAGATCCAGAAGCTTCACAAGAAGAACTGCTTGAGTACTTCAAAAAGCGGGTGCATATTAATCTTGATGAGCAAAGCTATATTTTATCGGTCTCAACAGAAGCCTTTGACTCCGCTTATGCTTTTGAGCTTAATAAAGCCATCTTAGGTGAGTCTGAGCAGTTTGTGAACCGTATCTCGCAAGAGGTTGCTCGCGATCAGTTGGTGTTCGCTGAGACTCAGCTAGATGAATCGCAAGATCGCTTAAACGAAGCGAAAGAGCAGCTGCTTACTTATCAAAACACCAATGAGATTTATGATCCGCAAGCCAATGCGCAGATAGTGAACCAACTGATTGGCAGCTTACAGGCACAATTAAGCTCACTGCGTACTGAAGAGCGCCAACTGCTCAGCTATTTGAATCCTGATGCGCCACAAGTGGTGTCGTTAAGAAGCCAGATAAAAGCGGTTGAAGAGCAAATTCGCCAAGAGCAAACCAAACTGACCTCACCGAACACCACCAAGCTTAACCGTCAAGCCGTGCAGTTTGAAACGATTAAAGCGGATGTCGATTTTGCTACCGAGTTATACAAACTATCACTATCATCGCTTGAAAAGGCACGCTTAGAAGCCTTTAAAAAGATGAAAAACCTGATTGTCATCTCAACGCCTTATGAGGCGGAAGAGGCATTGTATCCGCGTCGTGCTTATATTATTTGGACGTCTTTGGCGCTACTCTTGATGCTTTATGGTTTTGTACGTTTGGTCATGGCTGTGATACGTGACCATCGTAGCTAG
- a CDS encoding ABC transporter ATP-binding protein: MIEIRNISKSFMTKQGRHYLFKDLNLTIGDKQSVGLLGRNGAGKSTLLRIICGLDEPDHGEIITDSTISWPVGVAGGFQGSLTGRQNVRFVCRLYSSGPYIDEKIRFVEEFADIGNYFDMPVKSYSSGMKARLTFGLSLAFDFDYYMLDEAGAVGDAAFRKRSEAILAARREQAGFLIVSHNIGDIKRNCDIGIVLMDQTAHVFNDTKEAIEVYEEHVHKAKK; encoded by the coding sequence TTGATTGAAATTAGAAATATTTCTAAATCATTTATGACCAAGCAAGGTCGGCATTATCTATTTAAAGATTTAAACCTGACCATTGGTGATAAACAAAGTGTTGGTTTGCTCGGCCGTAATGGCGCGGGTAAATCAACGTTGCTGCGTATTATTTGCGGGCTTGATGAGCCAGATCATGGTGAGATCATCACTGACTCAACGATATCATGGCCAGTAGGCGTGGCAGGGGGCTTCCAAGGCAGTTTGACTGGTCGCCAAAACGTCCGTTTTGTTTGTCGTCTTTACTCTAGCGGTCCTTACATTGACGAAAAGATTCGCTTTGTTGAAGAGTTTGCTGATATTGGCAATTACTTTGACATGCCGGTTAAAAGCTACTCATCAGGTATGAAGGCACGCTTAACCTTTGGTTTAAGTTTAGCGTTTGATTTTGATTATTATATGCTTGATGAGGCTGGCGCTGTGGGTGATGCTGCATTCCGAAAGCGCAGTGAAGCGATTCTTGCGGCTCGCCGTGAGCAAGCAGGGTTTTTGATAGTGTCGCATAATATTGGTGACATTAAGCGTAACTGCGATATTGGTATTGTGTTAATGGATCAAACAGCACATGTGTTTAACGATACAAAAGAAGCGATTGAAGTATATGAAGAGCATGTCCACAAAGCAAAAAAATAA
- a CDS encoding ABC transporter permease encodes MGAAFHALLMRELQTRFGGYRLGYLWAPLEVLFQVLIFLVIFGAIRERLVPGMDFSLFLVAGMVPFRMFQKIATRALGAVEANKGLLMYRSIKHIDVIIARSFLELVIYFFTSILLLFGLAFFDIYASLENLHIVLFCWATLFIFSFGVALIMMVVGFYGGEISKVITIFFTILYFTSGIIYPIHIIPEPYFSYLLYNPFIHNIELIRHAFAPNYPVYHVDIGYFLKWMFAVNFFGLLLYK; translated from the coding sequence ATGGGCGCAGCATTTCATGCTTTGCTGATGCGAGAGCTGCAGACGCGCTTTGGTGGCTATCGTTTGGGCTACCTATGGGCGCCGTTAGAAGTTCTTTTTCAAGTACTGATTTTCCTTGTGATATTTGGTGCCATTCGTGAGCGCTTAGTACCTGGAATGGATTTTTCATTGTTTTTAGTCGCTGGCATGGTTCCGTTCCGGATGTTCCAAAAGATAGCAACAAGAGCTTTGGGAGCAGTTGAAGCTAATAAAGGCTTATTAATGTATCGCTCAATTAAGCACATTGATGTGATTATTGCGCGTTCTTTCTTAGAACTGGTTATTTATTTTTTCACTTCAATATTATTACTATTTGGCTTGGCTTTTTTTGATATATATGCCAGTTTAGAAAACCTACACATTGTCTTATTTTGTTGGGCTACCCTCTTTATATTCAGTTTTGGCGTTGCATTAATTATGATGGTAGTTGGATTCTATGGCGGTGAAATATCAAAGGTAATTACAATATTTTTTACTATATTATATTTTACCTCAGGTATTATTTATCCTATCCATATTATTCCTGAGCCTTACTTTAGTTATCTGCTCTATAACCCATTTATTCATAATATTGAGCTGATACGTCACGCATTTGCTCCTAACTATCCCGTCTACCATGTAGATATAGGGTATTTTTTAAAGTGGATGTTCGCGGTAAATTTTTTCGGGTTATTGCTCTATAAATAA
- a CDS encoding YfhL family 4Fe-4S dicluster ferredoxin — MALLITDECINCDVCEPVCPNEAISEGEDIYVIDPDLCTECVGHFDEPQCVVICPIDCIPQDPNHIETESDLLAKYKRITGQ, encoded by the coding sequence ATGGCACTGTTGATCACTGACGAATGCATCAATTGTGACGTATGCGAGCCTGTCTGCCCCAATGAGGCAATCTCAGAAGGGGAAGATATCTATGTTATCGACCCTGATCTGTGTACGGAGTGCGTTGGACATTTTGATGAACCGCAATGCGTGGTGATTTGTCCAATAGATTGTATCCCTCAAGATCCCAATCACATCGAGACCGAAAGTGACTTATTAGCAAAGTACAAACGTATCACTGGTCAATAA
- the coaD gene encoding pantetheine-phosphate adenylyltransferase translates to MNPANTSKSSKLHTKILYPGTFDPITNGHIDLVKRAVKLFDEVVIAVASGHHKKPLFDFDERVGLVKSVFADLPQVSVIGFEGLLVDFMREKNATAVLRGLRAMSDFEYEFQLANMNRELDENFEAVFLTPSQNYSFISSTMIREIAKLGGDINKFVPPCVAHAFTEKLGSIKD, encoded by the coding sequence ATGAACCCAGCCAATACCTCCAAATCCTCAAAGTTACATACCAAGATTTTATATCCTGGTACCTTTGATCCAATCACTAATGGCCATATCGATTTAGTCAAACGCGCGGTAAAGCTGTTTGATGAAGTAGTGATTGCGGTGGCCTCAGGCCATCATAAAAAGCCTTTATTTGATTTTGATGAGCGCGTCGGCTTAGTTAAATCAGTATTTGCTGATTTACCGCAAGTATCAGTAATTGGCTTTGAAGGTCTGTTAGTGGACTTTATGCGCGAAAAAAACGCCACTGCGGTATTACGCGGTCTGCGTGCGATGTCGGATTTTGAGTATGAGTTTCAACTGGCTAATATGAACCGTGAGCTCGATGAAAATTTTGAGGCGGTATTTTTGACCCCGTCACAGAATTACTCGTTTATCTCATCGACCATGATTCGTGAAATTGCCAAGCTTGGCGGTGATATCAACAAATTCGTGCCGCCTTGTGTCGCTCATGCCTTTACAGAAAAATTGGGTTCGATAAAAGACTAA
- the smpB gene encoding SsrA-binding protein SmpB has protein sequence MSKRSKKPDNQICANKKARHEYFIEETFEAGLSLQGWEVKAIRAGKMSITEAYIIFRNGEAFLFGAHIQPLLSSSTHVSPDSIRTRKLLLNRREIDKLYGAVNQKGYACVPLSCYWKRSMVKCQIALAVGKKQHDKRKTLKDRDWERDKQRGFKQHLD, from the coding sequence ATGTCAAAGAGATCAAAAAAACCTGACAATCAAATCTGTGCCAACAAAAAGGCTCGTCACGAGTACTTTATTGAAGAGACTTTTGAGGCAGGATTGTCACTGCAAGGTTGGGAAGTAAAAGCCATTCGTGCAGGTAAAATGTCGATTACCGAAGCGTATATCATATTCCGTAATGGTGAGGCATTCTTATTTGGGGCACATATTCAGCCGCTGTTATCGAGCTCGACCCATGTCAGCCCTGATAGTATTCGTACCCGCAAGCTGCTACTCAATCGCCGCGAAATCGATAAGCTGTATGGCGCAGTCAACCAAAAAGGCTATGCCTGCGTACCGCTGTCTTGCTATTGGAAACGTTCGATGGTGAAGTGTCAGATTGCGCTGGCTGTCGGTAAAAAACAACACGATAAACGCAAAACCCTAAAAGATCGTGATTGGGAACGTGATAAGCAGCGCGGCTTTAAGCAGCATTTAGACTAA
- a CDS encoding YgiQ family radical SAM protein — protein sequence MSADTIAHTAFKQGTKPLYDYDKHWASCYEPAPYLPMSRKEMDDLGWDACDVIIISGDAYVDHPSFGMAIIGRLLESQGFRVGIIAQPDWKSKDAFMELGKPVYAYGVTAGNMDSMINRYTADRKIRSDDAYSPGNVANKRPDRAAIVYSQRRREAYPDVPIILGGIEGSLRRIAHYDYWSDKVRRSILLDSRADVLLYGNAERAIVDVVHGLSKGYTFEQMSKLRGTAYLLSPSRRHWQADMIEVASNDVDTVGRVDPIINPYVMTEDVDSCKIEQEKPSDSPVGQAMTGMSAQYQGFVAEPVTNKVINADQVDTDTQVVQMRGFDTPNIEDTVKERPKTARKYKLKLPAREQTVIRLPDYEQVKSDPVLYAHASRILHLETNPGNARALVQRHGSGAGNSHTAIDVWLNPPPIPLSTEEMDYVFDLPYARLPHPSYGDARIPAYDMIKFSVNIMRGCFGGCTFCSITEHEGRIIQNRSEESILREVEAIRDTAPNFTGVISDLGGPTANMYRLNCKDETIEKNCRKPSCVYPDVCENLITDHSNLTQLYRKARDIKGVKKILIASGLRYDLAIKDPEYVKELVSHHVGGYLKIAPEHSEEGVLSKMMKPGMGNYDAFKAMFEQYSQEAGKEQYLIPYFIAAHPGTKDEDMMNLALWLKRNGYRADQVQAFYPSPMATATTMYHTHKDPLHKVSRSEGDMDIVKSGKQRKLHKAFLRFHDPKNWVLLRKALQDMGRSDLIGKNRGCLIPPYNAHLEGRDAAQDSYQSARKKNSRLGNDSVKRSNTSSTKANKSAGKNTKKRVSKGNFQTQHTGLPPRKTK from the coding sequence ATGTCTGCCGATACCATCGCTCATACCGCCTTTAAACAAGGTACCAAACCACTTTACGACTATGATAAACATTGGGCGAGCTGCTACGAGCCAGCGCCTTATCTGCCCATGAGCCGTAAAGAAATGGACGATTTGGGCTGGGATGCTTGTGATGTCATCATCATTTCAGGTGATGCTTATGTCGATCACCCAAGCTTCGGTATGGCGATTATCGGGCGTCTATTAGAGTCGCAAGGCTTTCGCGTCGGTATCATTGCGCAGCCAGATTGGAAGAGTAAAGACGCTTTTATGGAGCTTGGCAAACCTGTTTATGCTTATGGCGTGACCGCTGGCAACATGGACAGTATGATCAACCGCTACACTGCTGATCGCAAGATTCGTAGTGATGATGCTTACTCTCCGGGTAATGTCGCCAACAAACGCCCTGACCGCGCCGCTATCGTCTATAGTCAGCGCCGCCGCGAAGCCTATCCAGATGTACCAATTATCCTAGGCGGTATCGAAGGCAGTCTACGCCGTATCGCTCATTATGATTATTGGTCAGACAAAGTTCGCCGCAGTATCCTTCTTGACTCTCGTGCTGACGTTTTATTATATGGTAATGCTGAGCGTGCCATCGTCGATGTGGTACATGGATTGTCAAAAGGCTACACTTTTGAGCAAATGAGTAAGTTACGTGGTACCGCATATTTGCTGTCACCTAGCCGTCGCCATTGGCAAGCAGACATGATCGAAGTCGCCAGTAATGATGTTGATACTGTCGGCCGTGTCGATCCTATTATCAACCCTTATGTGATGACCGAAGACGTCGATAGCTGCAAGATTGAACAAGAAAAGCCCAGCGACTCCCCCGTTGGTCAAGCGATGACAGGAATGTCAGCCCAGTATCAGGGTTTTGTCGCCGAGCCCGTCACTAATAAAGTTATCAATGCTGATCAAGTTGATACTGATACACAAGTGGTGCAAATGCGCGGTTTTGATACGCCAAATATCGAAGACACTGTAAAAGAGAGACCTAAGACCGCGCGCAAATATAAACTAAAGCTGCCAGCCCGTGAACAAACTGTCATTCGACTACCTGATTACGAGCAGGTCAAATCTGACCCTGTGCTTTATGCGCACGCTAGCCGTATCCTGCATCTTGAGACCAACCCCGGTAACGCTCGTGCGCTCGTACAGCGTCATGGTAGCGGTGCGGGTAACTCGCATACTGCTATCGATGTGTGGCTCAACCCACCACCGATTCCGCTCTCAACCGAAGAGATGGACTATGTGTTTGACTTGCCTTATGCACGCTTGCCACACCCAAGCTACGGCGATGCGCGCATTCCTGCATATGACATGATTAAGTTTTCGGTCAATATCATGCGCGGCTGCTTTGGCGGCTGTACCTTCTGCTCTATCACCGAGCACGAAGGGCGCATTATCCAAAACCGTTCTGAAGAGTCTATCTTGCGCGAAGTAGAAGCCATCCGCGATACCGCACCGAACTTTACTGGCGTGATATCTGATCTTGGTGGCCCAACCGCCAATATGTATCGTCTCAACTGTAAAGATGAGACCATTGAAAAGAATTGCCGTAAGCCATCATGCGTCTATCCTGATGTCTGTGAAAACCTCATTACCGATCACAGCAACTTGACTCAGCTCTACCGTAAAGCACGTGATATCAAAGGGGTCAAAAAAATCCTGATTGCTTCTGGTCTGCGTTACGACTTAGCGATTAAAGACCCTGAATACGTCAAAGAACTGGTCAGCCATCATGTCGGCGGTTACCTAAAGATTGCTCCTGAACATTCAGAAGAAGGCGTGCTGTCGAAGATGATGAAGCCTGGCATGGGCAACTATGACGCTTTTAAAGCCATGTTTGAACAATACAGCCAAGAAGCCGGCAAAGAGCAGTACCTTATCCCTTACTTTATCGCCGCGCATCCGGGCACGAAAGATGAAGATATGATGAACCTTGCGCTTTGGCTAAAACGCAATGGCTACCGCGCTGACCAAGTACAGGCGTTTTATCCTAGCCCGATGGCGACCGCAACCACCATGTACCACACTCATAAAGACCCGCTACATAAGGTCAGCCGCAGTGAAGGTGATATGGATATCGTCAAATCTGGCAAGCAGCGCAAACTGCACAAAGCTTTCTTACGTTTTCATGATCCCAAGAACTGGGTATTATTGCGTAAAGCATTGCAAGATATGGGACGCAGTGACTTGATTGGCAAAAACCGTGGCTGCTTAATCCCGCCATATAATGCGCATTTAGAAGGACGTGATGCCGCGCAGGATAGCTATCAGTCAGCACGTAAAAAGAACAGCCGCCTTGGTAATGACTCAGTGAAGCGTAGTAATACTTCATCTACCAAAGCGAACAAATCTGCGGGTAAAAATACCAAAAAGAGAGTGAGCAAAGGTAACTTCCAGACTCAGCATACTGGTCTACCACCACGCAAAACCAAGTAA
- a CDS encoding IS256 family transposase, variant Zn-binding type — protein MFARNQRYESKNCPFCSNKHTKKNGRKLGKQQYQCLSCKRQFLGGTRLNNQMLWTEYTQGKQTYKQLADKYHCSLKTIQRRLDKVSIEYQIKRPKRANIIMDTTYFGRGFGLMVFMDNATRMVLHYAIVSHETNSAYKQGVDYLKVLGIDIQSITCDGRRGLRTLFTSTPCQMCQFHQIQIVTRYLTRRPKNIASIELRQLTLTLTQLDKAAFIKCLDHWYLTHEAYLSERSTNEDTGRTWYTHKRLRSAYRSLRTNSDWLFTYQEYEHLDIPNTTNTLEGLFSELKRQLHSHHGLNENRKLRFIKDFLLSKSRK, from the coding sequence ATATTTGCAAGGAATCAACGCTATGAATCAAAAAACTGCCCTTTTTGTAGTAATAAACACACTAAAAAGAATGGACGCAAACTAGGCAAACAACAGTACCAATGCCTATCTTGCAAACGGCAGTTTTTAGGGGGCACAAGACTCAATAACCAAATGCTTTGGACTGAATATACGCAAGGGAAACAGACGTATAAACAACTGGCTGACAAGTACCACTGTAGTCTTAAAACCATTCAAAGACGCTTAGACAAAGTGAGTATTGAGTACCAAATCAAACGACCTAAGCGTGCTAATATCATCATGGACACGACCTATTTTGGCCGTGGGTTTGGTCTCATGGTATTTATGGACAACGCCACTAGAATGGTTCTCCATTACGCTATAGTCAGTCATGAAACCAATAGTGCCTATAAGCAAGGGGTTGATTACTTAAAGGTGCTAGGCATTGATATACAAAGCATCACCTGTGATGGTAGACGAGGACTTAGAACGCTATTTACCAGTACTCCTTGTCAGATGTGCCAGTTTCATCAGATACAAATAGTGACTCGCTACCTGACTCGTCGCCCTAAGAATATCGCTAGCATTGAGCTTAGGCAGCTTACTTTGACCCTAACACAGCTTGATAAAGCCGCGTTCATAAAGTGCTTAGATCACTGGTACCTGACTCACGAAGCCTATCTCAGTGAACGTAGTACCAATGAGGATACGGGTAGAACTTGGTACACGCATAAGCGTCTTAGAAGTGCTTATCGTAGCCTGCGAACCAACAGTGATTGGTTGTTTACTTATCAAGAATATGAGCACTTAGATATACCAAATACAACCAATACGCTTGAAGGTTTATTTAGTGAGCTCAAGCGGCAATTACACAGTCATCATGGCTTAAATGAGAACCGTAAGTTACGGTTTATTAAAGACTTTTTACTCTCAAAGTCACGCAAATAG
- a CDS encoding winged helix-turn-helix domain-containing protein: MTIPIHNLEDHDFGKHSKTESNPRARLRLLILYQYSIGKATNDIAKDLCIHPETARWTLKRYYERGLESLYDRHRRGRRSKLAEADTAAFKAMIVSEQEKRAGGRLTGKDIQQLAKEHYNAHYTVNGIYELLKRIDMSWISARSQHPKADPQAQDAFKKTL; encoded by the coding sequence ATGACTATACCAATACATAACCTAGAAGACCATGACTTTGGCAAACACTCAAAGACTGAGAGTAACCCCAGAGCCCGCCTACGCCTGCTCATCTTATACCAATATAGTATAGGCAAAGCCACCAACGATATTGCCAAAGACCTCTGCATACATCCTGAAACTGCCAGATGGACATTGAAGCGATATTATGAACGAGGACTTGAAAGTCTCTACGATCGTCATCGTCGAGGTCGTCGCAGCAAATTGGCAGAAGCAGACACAGCCGCTTTTAAAGCCATGATAGTCTCTGAACAAGAAAAGCGCGCTGGCGGTCGTCTAACCGGCAAAGACATTCAGCAATTGGCTAAAGAACACTACAACGCTCACTACACCGTTAACGGTATCTACGAGCTACTCAAGCGTATTGATATGAGTTGGATAAGTGCTCGTAGTCAGCATCCAAAAGCCGACCCACAAGCTCAAGACGCTTTTAAAAAAACTTTATAG
- a CDS encoding IS630 family transposase, with the protein MDIWFQDETRIGQQGSLTRVWHYRGGRPRLIKQQQFHSAYLFGAFCPATKKAVGLVLPFVNKHTMLLHMQEISKAVPKGRHAVVVMDGALWHQPSLNQANVTMLKLPPYSPELNPSERVWQYLKQNELSNRCYDSYEAIVDAACLAWNNLLKQPQRIRSLTARAWAQL; encoded by the coding sequence GTGGACATCTGGTTTCAAGATGAAACTCGAATAGGACAACAAGGCTCATTGACCAGAGTTTGGCATTACCGCGGTGGGCGACCTCGACTGATCAAGCAGCAACAGTTTCATTCCGCTTATCTGTTTGGTGCCTTTTGTCCAGCGACAAAGAAGGCTGTCGGCTTAGTACTGCCTTTCGTTAATAAACACACCATGTTATTGCATATGCAAGAGATTAGTAAAGCCGTTCCAAAAGGACGTCATGCGGTGGTGGTGATGGACGGCGCATTATGGCATCAACCAAGCTTGAATCAGGCTAATGTCACTATGCTTAAACTACCGCCTTATTCACCTGAGCTTAATCCCTCTGAGAGGGTATGGCAGTACCTTAAGCAAAATGAGCTATCTAATCGTTGTTATGACAGTTATGAGGCTATTGTCGATGCCGCATGCTTGGCTTGGAATAATTTGCTTAAACAGCCACAAAGAATTCGGTCGTTAACTGCTCGTGCTTGGGCGCAACTTTAA